One part of the Bacillus sp. FJAT-45350 genome encodes these proteins:
- a CDS encoding helix-turn-helix domain-containing protein, with product MKHIGQKIRTIRIQKGIGLNALAGKLEVSPAYLSNLETGKTETIHLEFLERLQKELNCTPMDLFTEVNSSLSQDYSEFDYRMERSKQLLKQLQQTEPKFADYLLAVMEKGLDLYSKKELLQPEEQIKDCDYH from the coding sequence ATGAAACACATAGGACAAAAAATACGTACAATACGAATTCAAAAAGGAATCGGATTAAATGCATTGGCAGGAAAGCTCGAAGTATCGCCTGCGTATCTCAGTAACCTTGAAACGGGCAAGACAGAAACGATTCATTTAGAGTTCCTTGAACGATTACAGAAAGAATTAAACTGCACTCCCATGGATTTATTTACTGAGGTAAACAGTTCATTATCACAAGACTACAGTGAGTTTGATTATCGAATGGAACGGTCCAAACAGCTCCTTAAACAACTTCAGCAAACTGAGCCTAAATTTGCTGATTACTTGCTAGCTGTTATGGAAAAAGGGCTAGACCTATACTCAAAGAAGGAACTACTACAACCTGAAGAGCAGATTAAGGATTGTGATTATCATTAA
- a CDS encoding transglycosylase domain-containing protein has protein sequence MRIWTGVIVTILFLCGFSFVLLQVTAEMSHVKSINQVLDDHVKIEDVHLSTNSYILDRNNELISEIYRDYNRIYLPIEEIPPLVIHAFLATEDRRFFEHKGYDASAIFRAFFTNLRSNSIEQGASTVTQQLVRNYYLGHEQTYDRKLSELLYAYQLEKVYDKEEIIELYINTIFFQNGIYGFEAASRFYFNKPSNELTLGEIAFLSAIPNNPTHYNPLKHSDRTIERQKWILNKMLEVEVISNEEFNLALEETIELSVTRKVDMYPDYVTYIHHEFTQLVAEIDGFNEKLRSAATDESRNDIQQKLTIRVNELLESGVTIHTALEPSMQQKAISTVERYLPQGDIQGAVTVIDHHAHEIVAITGGKDYKKFDFHRGFQSFRQPGSSIKPLLSYGPYLAEYDVRLQSPINANNFCKNGYCPRNFGGGQYGDVTLETAFKHSYNTPAVRILDRIGIENGFSYLEKFSFSQVESGDYRLPAALGGFTYGMSSLEMSNAYTTFANNGQFQPSYGIRKVTDSMGDTIYEWNPTSKEVWDIATNDRMRTLLSKVLTEGTGRNAAISGGYAGGKTGTTSSYQDLWFIGLNDNYTTGVWVGKDKPASLQNIYSQTPHLSIWREIMR, from the coding sequence GTGCGGATTTGGACTGGAGTTATTGTTACAATACTTTTTCTTTGTGGATTTTCATTTGTACTACTACAAGTGACTGCAGAAATGTCTCACGTAAAATCAATTAATCAAGTACTGGATGACCATGTGAAAATTGAGGATGTTCATCTATCCACTAATAGCTATATACTCGATCGTAATAATGAATTAATTTCAGAGATTTATCGGGATTACAACAGAATTTACTTACCAATAGAAGAAATCCCCCCTCTAGTCATACATGCTTTTCTTGCTACTGAAGATAGACGTTTTTTTGAACATAAAGGCTATGATGCATCGGCAATATTTCGAGCTTTCTTTACAAACCTACGAAGTAACTCAATTGAACAAGGAGCTAGTACTGTTACCCAACAGCTAGTTCGCAACTATTATTTAGGTCATGAGCAGACCTATGACCGAAAGTTAAGTGAGCTTCTTTACGCATATCAATTAGAAAAAGTTTATGACAAGGAAGAAATTATTGAATTATATATTAATACAATATTCTTTCAAAATGGCATTTACGGATTTGAAGCAGCAAGTAGATTTTACTTTAATAAGCCAAGCAATGAACTAACACTTGGAGAAATTGCTTTTCTAAGTGCGATCCCAAATAACCCTACTCACTATAACCCGTTAAAGCATAGTGATAGAACGATTGAACGTCAAAAATGGATTCTAAATAAAATGCTTGAAGTCGAAGTTATTTCAAACGAGGAATTCAATCTCGCATTAGAGGAAACAATTGAATTAAGCGTTACTAGAAAAGTAGATATGTATCCTGATTACGTAACCTATATTCATCACGAGTTTACACAGCTAGTGGCAGAAATAGACGGGTTCAATGAAAAATTACGTTCAGCAGCTACTGACGAGTCACGTAATGATATTCAACAAAAACTAACAATTCGTGTTAATGAACTACTAGAGTCTGGAGTAACGATTCACACAGCGTTAGAACCATCTATGCAGCAAAAAGCAATAAGTACAGTAGAAAGATACCTCCCACAAGGCGATATACAAGGTGCTGTTACTGTTATTGACCATCACGCACATGAGATTGTCGCGATTACTGGTGGGAAAGATTATAAAAAGTTTGATTTCCATCGTGGCTTTCAATCATTTAGACAACCAGGCTCATCAATCAAACCACTACTTTCCTATGGTCCCTATTTGGCTGAATATGATGTTCGACTACAAAGCCCTATTAATGCCAACAACTTTTGTAAAAATGGGTATTGTCCTAGAAACTTTGGTGGGGGACAGTACGGTGATGTGACATTAGAGACAGCCTTTAAGCATTCGTATAATACTCCAGCAGTTCGAATACTAGACCGAATTGGGATTGAAAATGGTTTTAGCTATTTAGAGAAGTTTTCTTTCAGTCAAGTAGAGTCAGGAGATTATCGACTCCCAGCTGCTCTTGGTGGCTTCACATACGGAATGTCATCTCTTGAAATGTCCAATGCCTATACAACCTTTGCAAATAATGGACAATTTCAGCCCTCTTACGGAATTCGTAAAGTAACAGACTCCATGGGAGATACCATCTATGAATGGAATCCAACTAGTAAAGAAGTTTGGGACATAGCAACAAACGATAGAATGAGAACCTTGCTGTCAAAAGTTCTCACCGAAGGTACTGGTCGAAATGCAGCAATTTCAGGAGGATATGCTGGAGGAAAAACAGGAACAACCAGCAGTTACCAAGACCTTTGGTTTATTGGTTTAAACGATAACTATACAACTGGAGTTTGGGTCGGGAAAGACAAACCCGCCAGCCTCCAAAACATCTACAGCCAAACCCCTCATTTATCGATATGGAGAGAAATCATGAGGTGA
- a CDS encoding PrkA family serine protein kinase — protein sequence MDILGKVREFREEEERLTWRGTFAEYLEIIRESPNVAQTAHSRVYNMVKDAGVEEVDGVKRYNFFSEEIYGLEESIEKLVEEYFHSAAKRLDVRKRILLLMGPVSGGKSTLVTMLKRGLEKYSRTDEGAVYAIEGCPMHEDPLHLIPQHLRAEFYEEYGIKIEGNLSPLNMMRLEKEYGGRIEDVMVERIFFSEDRRTGIGTFSPSDPKSQDIADLTGSIDFSTIAEFGSESDPRAYRFDGELNKANRGVMEFQEMLKCDEKFLWHLLSLTQEGNFKAGRFALISADEMIIAHTNESEYKNFISNKKNEALHSRIIVMKVPYNLKLSEEERIYQKMIKDSDLANVHIAPHALKVAAIFTILTRLKDPKKQGIDLVKKMRLYDGEMVEGFNVQDVEELKKEYSDEGMEGIDPRYVINRISSAIIRKQLTSISALDVLRSIKEGLDHHASISKEDKDRYMDFISVARKEYDDIAKKEVQKAFVYSYDESAKTLMENYLDNVEAYCNKNKLRDPLTGDEMSPDEKLMRSIEEQIGISENAKKAFREEILIRISAYARKGKKFDYNSHERLREAIQKKLFADLKDIVKITTSSKTPDESQLKKVNEVIARLIDEHGYNSVSANELIRYVGSLLNR from the coding sequence ATGGATATTCTAGGTAAGGTTAGAGAGTTTAGGGAAGAAGAAGAAAGGTTAACATGGCGTGGAACCTTTGCGGAGTATTTAGAAATTATTAGAGAAAGTCCAAATGTAGCTCAAACTGCACATTCACGTGTATATAATATGGTTAAAGATGCAGGTGTTGAAGAGGTAGATGGTGTTAAAAGATATAATTTCTTTAGTGAAGAAATTTATGGGCTAGAAGAATCGATTGAAAAGCTTGTTGAGGAGTATTTTCACTCGGCAGCAAAACGTCTTGATGTAAGAAAGCGGATTTTACTCTTAATGGGGCCTGTAAGTGGTGGTAAGTCAACATTAGTAACAATGCTCAAAAGGGGATTAGAGAAATATTCTCGAACTGATGAGGGAGCTGTATATGCAATAGAAGGGTGCCCAATGCATGAAGACCCACTACACTTAATTCCACAGCATTTACGAGCAGAATTTTACGAAGAGTATGGCATTAAAATAGAGGGGAACTTGTCACCTCTAAATATGATGCGTTTAGAAAAAGAGTATGGTGGTAGGATTGAAGATGTGATGGTAGAAAGAATCTTCTTCTCTGAAGATAGGAGAACAGGGATTGGTACGTTTAGCCCATCAGATCCTAAATCACAGGATATTGCAGACTTAACAGGTAGTATTGACTTTTCAACCATTGCCGAATTTGGTTCTGAATCAGACCCACGAGCGTATCGCTTTGATGGGGAGCTTAACAAGGCAAACCGTGGGGTTATGGAATTCCAGGAGATGCTTAAATGTGATGAAAAATTCCTTTGGCATCTACTTTCTCTTACACAAGAAGGTAACTTTAAGGCGGGGCGTTTTGCTTTAATTTCAGCAGATGAAATGATTATTGCCCATACAAACGAATCGGAGTATAAGAATTTCATCTCTAACAAGAAAAATGAAGCGCTTCATTCTCGTATTATTGTTATGAAAGTTCCTTATAATCTAAAGTTATCGGAAGAAGAGAGAATTTATCAGAAGATGATAAAAGATAGTGACCTTGCGAATGTACACATTGCTCCACATGCGTTAAAGGTTGCAGCTATCTTTACTATTTTAACCAGGTTAAAAGACCCTAAGAAGCAGGGTATAGATTTAGTGAAGAAGATGAGACTTTATGATGGTGAAATGGTAGAAGGATTCAATGTCCAGGATGTTGAGGAACTGAAGAAGGAGTACTCTGATGAGGGTATGGAAGGGATTGACCCACGTTACGTCATTAATAGAATATCATCAGCTATCATTCGTAAACAGCTTACGTCTATTAGCGCTCTTGACGTCTTACGTTCCATTAAAGAGGGGTTAGACCATCACGCTTCTATTTCTAAAGAAGACAAAGACCGCTATATGGACTTTATTTCAGTAGCAAGAAAAGAGTACGATGATATTGCGAAGAAAGAAGTGCAGAAGGCGTTTGTTTACTCTTATGATGAGTCAGCAAAAACTCTTATGGAAAATTATCTTGATAATGTGGAAGCATATTGTAATAAGAACAAATTACGTGACCCATTAACAGGTGATGAAATGAGCCCAGATGAGAAGCTTATGCGCTCAATTGAAGAACAGATTGGTATTTCTGAAAATGCGAAAAAAGCGTTTCGTGAAGAAATCTTAATTCGAATTTCTGCCTATGCGAGAAAAGGGAAGAAATTTGATTATAATTCTCATGAGCGATTACGTGAAGCAATTCAGAAGAAGCTATTTGCAGATTTAAAGGATATTGTAAAGATTACAACGTCATCAAAGACTCCAGACGAGTCACAGCTGAAGAAAGTAAATGAAGTTATTGCTAGACTAATTGATGAGCATGGCTACAACTCTGTCTCAGCTAATGAATTGATTCGTTATGTTGGAAGTTTATTAAATAGGTAA
- a CDS encoding recombinase family protein, with the protein MYRKYDLDVFLYLRKSRKDLEEERKAQDEGRGFDTLDKHRKQLLDLAKRERHNIIDIYEEIVSGEYISERPMMQKLLREVETGIADAVLVMDMDRLGRGDMVDQGTIYRVFRFSETLIVTPTEIIDPNDENQELTFSIKSLIAREELKAIVKRMQRGRRASANEGKSITKAPPFGYLRDENLKLYPDPEKSWVVKKIFEMMASGHGRQSVAQELDRLSIKPPEGEYWNPSTISSFLKNEVYLGHIIWGKIKYIKRDGKYEKRKVPTERWQRHDNAHEPIISTELFEQANTAHSKRWRPPTVTTKKLSNPLAGILVCELCGHSMLYQPRKDRPNPQIRCVQPSCKGVQKGASLKLIEERIIQGLKEIVDAFEIDASMIEKKKQVTNEAPLKEKALEKKSAEFEELQKQKSSLHDFLERGVYDIDTFMERQKAIVERIKKSEEEISQLQEELNKEKQQEENINEFVPKIKSVLDAYHATEDIEKKNHLLKSVLEKVTYLRKKEWTKKDEFTVQLFVRI; encoded by the coding sequence ATGTACCGTAAATACGACCTTGATGTCTTTTTATATCTTAGAAAAAGTCGAAAAGACCTTGAAGAAGAAAGGAAAGCACAAGATGAGGGGAGAGGGTTTGATACCCTTGATAAACATCGAAAGCAGTTACTAGATTTAGCAAAAAGAGAGCGTCATAACATTATCGATATATACGAAGAAATCGTTTCTGGTGAATACATTTCTGAACGACCTATGATGCAGAAGCTCCTTCGAGAAGTTGAAACAGGTATTGCTGATGCTGTCCTTGTGATGGACATGGACCGTTTAGGGCGTGGGGATATGGTTGACCAAGGTACCATTTATCGTGTGTTCCGATTTTCTGAGACTTTAATTGTAACACCCACTGAAATTATCGACCCAAATGATGAAAATCAGGAACTAACATTTAGTATTAAGTCACTTATTGCTCGTGAAGAACTAAAAGCTATTGTCAAACGGATGCAGCGTGGGAGGAGGGCATCTGCAAATGAAGGGAAATCAATTACAAAAGCACCTCCCTTTGGCTATCTTCGAGATGAAAACTTAAAACTATATCCAGACCCTGAAAAAAGCTGGGTAGTTAAAAAAATATTTGAAATGATGGCTAGTGGTCACGGGAGACAGAGTGTGGCACAGGAGCTTGACCGTTTATCTATTAAACCACCAGAGGGTGAATACTGGAATCCATCGACTATCTCTTCTTTTCTAAAAAATGAAGTCTACCTCGGTCATATCATATGGGGGAAAATAAAGTACATTAAACGTGATGGTAAATATGAAAAAAGAAAAGTTCCTACTGAACGCTGGCAACGACATGACAATGCCCATGAACCTATTATCTCAACAGAACTGTTCGAGCAAGCTAATACTGCTCACAGCAAACGCTGGCGTCCACCAACTGTTACAACGAAAAAACTATCTAATCCATTAGCAGGAATTCTTGTCTGTGAATTATGCGGACACTCTATGCTCTATCAACCAAGAAAAGACCGTCCAAACCCACAAATTCGTTGTGTACAACCATCCTGTAAAGGAGTACAAAAAGGAGCTTCTCTAAAACTTATTGAGGAGCGAATCATTCAAGGGCTGAAAGAAATAGTTGATGCCTTTGAAATAGACGCGAGTATGATTGAGAAGAAAAAACAAGTTACCAATGAAGCACCTTTAAAAGAGAAAGCTTTAGAAAAGAAATCAGCTGAATTCGAGGAGCTTCAAAAACAAAAAAGTAGCCTCCATGACTTTCTCGAGCGTGGAGTCTACGATATTGATACATTTATGGAGAGACAGAAAGCAATAGTTGAAAGAATTAAAAAGTCTGAAGAAGAAATTAGTCAACTACAAGAGGAATTAAACAAAGAAAAACAGCAAGAAGAGAACATTAACGAGTTTGTCCCTAAAATTAAAAGTGTTCTAGATGCTTACCATGCTACAGAAGATATAGAAAAGAAAAATCACCTTCTCAAGTCTGTACTGGAGAAAGTGACTTATTTGCGGAAGAAAGAGTGGACGAAAAAGGATGAGTTTACAGTTCAATTATTTGTAAGAATCTAA
- a CDS encoding DUF4352 domain-containing protein, whose amino-acid sequence MNYLKLFMFSLAALLFLTACGENTSTEVDPSVGDQDNEVNSEGNGKVEAELDEVLSPQEFSQMLSNPGNFKGSYVDYIGRVFIVEHDADGTYLQIWADPEKNDHNTIVGIPDPNFEVSDGDYIHITGMVKDEFKGENAFGAELIVPLIEANKYEITDYINAISPTRYEVLVDQEQEQSGYTVLIDKIEFGEKDTRVYVTIKNDSDSSISFWSHSAKLVQDGKQYDTEYNWDSDYPELQSDIRPGVSSEGILSFPVTEFEDHNELTLYLDGSSDDWEINIDEFQFHITW is encoded by the coding sequence ATGAACTATCTAAAACTATTTATGTTTTCTTTAGCCGCTTTATTGTTTTTAACTGCCTGTGGGGAAAATACAAGCACAGAAGTTGATCCGTCTGTTGGGGATCAGGATAACGAAGTAAATTCTGAAGGCAATGGAAAAGTGGAAGCTGAATTAGATGAAGTATTAAGTCCACAAGAATTTTCACAAATGCTTAGTAATCCAGGTAATTTCAAAGGTTCATATGTTGACTACATAGGGAGAGTCTTTATAGTCGAACATGATGCGGATGGTACGTATCTGCAAATATGGGCTGACCCAGAGAAAAATGATCATAACACTATTGTTGGTATACCAGATCCAAATTTTGAAGTGTCTGATGGAGATTACATTCATATAACTGGTATGGTGAAGGATGAGTTTAAAGGTGAAAATGCATTTGGAGCTGAACTTATTGTTCCTTTAATAGAAGCAAACAAATATGAAATTACAGATTATATTAATGCGATTTCTCCAACAAGATATGAAGTTCTTGTAGACCAAGAACAAGAACAGTCAGGGTATACAGTACTTATTGATAAAATTGAATTTGGAGAAAAAGATACTCGCGTCTATGTAACTATTAAAAATGATTCTGATTCATCTATTAGTTTTTGGTCACATAGTGCTAAGTTAGTTCAAGATGGTAAACAATATGATACAGAGTATAACTGGGATTCTGATTATCCTGAATTACAGTCTGATATTCGTCCAGGTGTATCTTCTGAAGGTATACTTTCATTCCCTGTAACAGAATTCGAAGATCATAATGAACTTACTTTATACTTAGATGGATCTTCAGATGATTGGGAGATAAATATAGATGAATTCCAATTTCATATTACTTGGTAA
- a CDS encoding DUF3055 domain-containing protein, whose amino-acid sequence MYEKLYAEHEEVNMHHVGFISNDKRYDFAIVFTTLFFGKTLVVCIQSGRSALLDSEDIHEPEKLCSLLGVCSQEEVEKVTAFLLENIPDMPFKSQY is encoded by the coding sequence ATGTATGAAAAATTGTATGCTGAACACGAAGAAGTGAATATGCATCATGTTGGTTTTATCTCCAATGACAAGCGGTATGACTTTGCGATTGTGTTTACAACATTATTTTTTGGAAAAACACTTGTCGTTTGTATACAGTCAGGTCGTTCAGCTCTCCTTGATTCAGAGGACATTCACGAACCTGAGAAGCTATGTTCCTTACTTGGGGTATGTAGTCAAGAAGAAGTAGAAAAAGTGACAGCGTTTTTATTAGAGAACATACCAGATATGCCGTTCAAATCACAGTATTAA
- a CDS encoding antibiotic biosynthesis monooxygenase family protein, whose product MYVVMNELNVPKEGKDVMIQRFEKSAENMKKVPGCIEYLFLNNENEDGKQVVLTKWDSKESFQAWVESDSFKRAHQEKRESKEKGPASSSELNSYEVVYQMSK is encoded by the coding sequence TATGTTGTTATGAATGAGTTGAATGTACCAAAAGAAGGTAAGGATGTAATGATTCAGCGCTTTGAAAAAAGTGCAGAGAATATGAAGAAGGTTCCTGGTTGTATTGAATATCTATTTTTAAATAATGAAAATGAAGATGGAAAGCAAGTTGTTTTAACAAAGTGGGATTCTAAAGAATCATTCCAAGCATGGGTGGAAAGTGATTCCTTTAAAAGAGCACATCAAGAAAAGCGTGAATCAAAGGAAAAAGGACCAGCTTCAAGTAGTGAATTAAATTCATATGAAGTTGTTTATCAAATGTCGAAATAG
- a CDS encoding protease complex subunit PrcB family protein → MRLCVSILIVFWGLFTLGGLVSHANTITEDVTYLIEDEEIKLSWGEKPTSGYDIQILDLEFEENNLSILYRLIEPNPDEHHLTVITYPTATAKLPVDKEKITQITLMDVADFIEKAQTKNVEAYKTWSITFNQELDYRAVTQNTLFVVDSEGERVDNLVINEGKTIRIHPPFDHYEYGETYTLYGTQGLTSVSGNQLNNGFRMSFTIRTPKPVPSEDDENTIVLTYSFNDSLDGWISGFSDLPVDYNEELYDLRSGHEKLPEELQKNKYGFLISGQNASDDLFMFLKRKVGKDEGLEPHTTYDVRFEVHFATNAPANAFGIGGAPGESVYVKAGATVEEPIVEAVNGYYELSIDKDNQAGSGTDAIVIGNVAKQSEEFNELYELKTTENLTLPVTLTTNEDGEAWIIVGTDSGFEGTTALYYTTIKALFTKIEPSSVN, encoded by the coding sequence ATGAGACTCTGTGTTTCAATTCTAATAGTCTTTTGGGGCTTATTTACACTTGGAGGCCTAGTCAGTCATGCAAATACAATTACTGAAGATGTTACATATTTGATAGAAGATGAAGAAATTAAATTATCATGGGGGGAGAAGCCAACAAGTGGTTACGATATTCAAATTCTTGACCTAGAATTTGAAGAGAATAACCTTTCTATACTTTACCGGTTAATAGAACCAAACCCTGATGAGCATCATCTAACAGTCATTACTTATCCTACAGCTACAGCAAAGCTACCTGTTGATAAAGAAAAAATAACACAGATCACTTTAATGGATGTGGCAGACTTTATTGAAAAAGCACAAACAAAAAATGTAGAAGCCTACAAAACATGGTCAATTACCTTCAACCAAGAATTAGATTATCGAGCAGTTACCCAAAATACATTATTTGTAGTTGATTCTGAAGGTGAAAGAGTCGACAATTTAGTCATTAATGAAGGAAAAACAATTCGAATTCATCCTCCATTTGACCATTATGAATACGGAGAAACATATACGTTATATGGCACGCAAGGATTAACGTCAGTATCTGGTAATCAACTAAATAATGGCTTTCGAATGAGCTTCACGATTCGAACTCCAAAACCAGTTCCATCAGAAGATGATGAAAATACTATTGTTCTTACCTATTCCTTTAATGATTCATTAGATGGATGGATTAGTGGGTTTTCTGATTTACCTGTGGATTATAATGAAGAATTATACGATTTACGATCGGGTCACGAAAAACTGCCAGAAGAGCTTCAAAAAAATAAGTATGGTTTCTTAATTAGCGGTCAAAATGCCAGTGACGATTTGTTTATGTTTTTAAAAAGAAAGGTAGGTAAAGATGAAGGGTTAGAGCCTCATACGACCTATGATGTGCGCTTTGAAGTACATTTTGCTACAAATGCCCCTGCTAATGCCTTTGGGATAGGCGGTGCCCCTGGTGAAAGTGTTTACGTAAAAGCTGGAGCCACAGTTGAGGAGCCTATTGTTGAGGCAGTAAATGGCTATTATGAACTATCTATTGATAAAGACAATCAAGCAGGTTCAGGAACAGATGCTATTGTAATTGGGAATGTCGCTAAACAAAGTGAAGAATTCAATGAATTGTATGAGCTAAAGACAACGGAAAACTTAACTTTACCAGTAACACTCACGACAAATGAAGATGGGGAAGCATGGATTATTGTAGGAACAGATTCTGGATTTGAAGGGACTACCGCCCTATACTATACAACAATAAAGGCTCTATTCACGAAAATTGAACCATCCTCAGTCAATTAA
- a CDS encoding leucine-rich repeat domain-containing protein — MKNLIVLYVVFSMSVLSMLFPSSSSAAENVELHNGITIDNRTMLPMREIFEQLGATVNWDQSTQTITAKQEGVVVELQIGSKDVLVNGESIEVDVPPLLLHSRTRVPVRFVSETLGADVSWDGEKRVVQISKEELNLTVHVNATKQGNKLIIHFSDPHLEDMIKNQLFGPAGSFDSMGVYTPNPHTGHSGPITQEHLKGLTGFSIDSISISDISGLQYAENLESLYLDSSSVNGLSVITEIKGLSDLSLNNEYIDDYSLLEDIKNLEQLKIVGGKLHQVDMLSEALKESQNLRVLTLSNLGITEINSLSALGNVKSIENLYLSGNAIKDISVLEELNSLKHLELFNNQIDDISPLKNLTNLETLSLDSNKISNIDNLRGLTKLESLDLASNNIQVIDALRNLGRLKELGISNNEINNIEPLSGMRQLTRLNISDNQIGDISAVSGMTELFRLNLSNNQLRDLSPIRGLSNLNTLYFSNNQISDISPLSQLYSIQILGMSKNEVGDLRALLGLPHLAEVNVQDNPIIDESIIPKIEENVSRFVGGFLVY, encoded by the coding sequence ATGAAGAATCTAATAGTTTTATATGTAGTATTCAGTATGTCAGTTCTATCTATGCTGTTCCCTTCTTCTAGTTCAGCAGCTGAGAATGTTGAATTACATAATGGTATTACTATCGACAATAGAACTATGTTACCGATGAGAGAAATCTTTGAACAATTAGGAGCGACAGTAAATTGGGATCAGTCGACACAAACTATAACTGCTAAGCAAGAAGGTGTTGTAGTAGAACTTCAAATTGGTTCTAAGGATGTCTTAGTAAATGGGGAAAGTATTGAAGTTGATGTACCGCCATTGTTACTTCATTCAAGGACAAGAGTACCAGTTAGGTTTGTAAGTGAAACATTGGGTGCAGATGTTTCATGGGATGGAGAAAAGCGGGTCGTACAAATTTCTAAAGAAGAATTAAACTTGACCGTCCATGTTAACGCTACAAAACAAGGAAATAAATTAATCATTCATTTTTCTGATCCACATTTGGAGGATATGATTAAAAATCAGTTATTTGGTCCGGCAGGGTCTTTTGATAGCATGGGAGTATACACTCCAAACCCACATACAGGACATTCGGGTCCAATAACACAAGAGCATCTAAAGGGACTCACTGGTTTTTCAATTGATTCTATTTCAATCAGTGATATTTCAGGATTACAGTACGCTGAAAATCTTGAAAGTCTTTATTTAGATAGTAGTTCAGTTAATGGTCTTTCTGTCATAACAGAAATAAAAGGTTTATCTGATTTGAGTTTGAATAATGAGTATATTGATGATTACAGTTTGTTAGAAGATATAAAAAACCTTGAACAATTAAAAATAGTAGGTGGCAAACTTCACCAAGTAGATATGTTAAGTGAAGCATTAAAAGAATCACAAAATTTACGTGTACTTACGTTATCAAACTTAGGTATTACTGAAATAAATTCATTAAGTGCCTTAGGAAATGTAAAGAGTATTGAAAACCTATATTTAAGTGGGAATGCAATTAAAGATATTAGTGTATTAGAAGAGCTTAATAGTTTAAAACACTTGGAGCTTTTCAACAACCAAATTGATGATATAAGTCCTTTAAAAAATTTGACTAACTTAGAAACTCTTTCATTAGATTCGAATAAGATATCAAATATTGATAATCTAAGAGGTCTTACAAAGTTAGAATCTCTTGACCTTGCAAGTAATAATATTCAGGTAATAGATGCACTGAGAAATTTAGGGAGGCTGAAAGAACTCGGTATATCGAATAATGAAATCAATAACATTGAACCATTATCTGGAATGAGGCAATTAACAAGACTAAATATTTCGGATAATCAAATTGGTGATATCAGTGCTGTTTCAGGAATGACCGAGCTTTTTAGACTGAATTTAAGTAATAATCAGTTGAGAGATCTGAGCCCTATTAGAGGTTTGTCAAACTTGAATACACTTTATTTCTCTAACAACCAAATTAGCGATATTAGTCCCTTAAGTCAATTGTATTCAATACAGATCTTAGGAATGTCTAAAAATGAGGTTGGTGACCTAAGAGCTTTACTCGGTTTACCGCATTTGGCTGAGGTAAATGTCCAAGATAACCCGATTATTGATGAATCTATTATCCCCAAAATTGAAGAAAACGTAAGTAGATTTGTTGGTGGGTTTCTTGTTTATTAA
- a CDS encoding DUF5366 family protein: MKNAYLTSHFPLFSIVLFSISFALFTEGYIVGILIELGIYDGMMEFFSEGGIKLTFLFLLWLFFFMLFSALKLIADTTIEISLLFFSKDEEGNDLHKIRSGSWIYLISSALSLALVQNITLLVALFAICTFTYFIYFVYRVSDSLTFVGTVGMIFFHILFWFTFTLTVVYALLKLYNSFIASLPL, encoded by the coding sequence ATGAAAAATGCCTATTTAACAAGTCATTTCCCGCTTTTTTCAATTGTCTTATTTAGTATTTCATTTGCCCTATTTACAGAGGGGTATATTGTTGGAATACTAATAGAATTAGGGATTTATGATGGAATGATGGAGTTCTTTTCTGAAGGTGGTATAAAACTAACCTTCTTGTTTTTATTATGGCTTTTCTTTTTTATGCTTTTTTCTGCTTTAAAATTAATTGCTGATACGACGATAGAAATTTCTCTCCTATTTTTCTCAAAGGATGAAGAAGGAAATGATTTACATAAAATTCGTTCTGGTTCATGGATTTATTTAATTTCAAGTGCTCTTTCTTTAGCTCTTGTTCAAAACATAACATTACTCGTAGCGCTTTTTGCAATTTGTACGTTTACTTACTTTATTTACTTTGTATACAGAGTAAGTGACTCTTTAACGTTTGTAGGAACTGTTGGTATGATTTTCTTCCATATACTTTTTTGGTTTACATTTACTTTAACTGTAGTCTATGCACTATTGAAGCTTTACAATAGCTTCATAGCGAGCTTACCGCTTTAG